A stretch of Aerococcus christensenii DNA encodes these proteins:
- the glmS gene encoding glutamine--fructose-6-phosphate transaminase (isomerizing): MCGIVGFIGNKSAQEVLLNGLEKLEYRGYDSAGIYIVEPNKKGHLFKKKGRIAALREKVDNSIKAGLGIGHTRWATHGEPSERNAHPHMSQDGRFTLVHNGVIDNFQALKEEYLSDITFRSETDTEVVVELIAKFAREKSLSALEALREVLKVLEGSYAFGLIDDNDPNHLYAAKNKSPMLIGKGEGFNTISSDALATVQYTHQFIEIHDKELVALTQDSIHIENLEGKVVDRAPYTANLDANDLEKGTYDYYMEKEIDEQPGAIRKIIQHYENAEGELTVDQEILDKIMISDRIYIVAAGTSMHAGLVGKNLFEKIAQIPTEVHLASEFAYYPPLLPEKPFFIYLTQSGETADSRQVLVKTNEASYPSLTVTNVPGSTLSREADYTLLLHVGPEIAVASTKAYTGQITVMAIVADQLAKEKGLERPFNLKHELAIAAQAMDEVVAQHDYYHELATDFFKTTRCAFYIGRGLDYNVSVEAALKLKEVSYIQTEGFASGELKHGTISLIEEGVPVIAIITQKETALLTRGNVEETRARGAHNLVIAMKGLEKEGDQIVLPKVHPMLTPLVSVIPAQMLAYYATIDRGQDVDKPRNLAKSVTVE; this comes from the coding sequence ATGTGTGGAATTGTAGGATTTATTGGAAATAAATCTGCGCAAGAAGTGTTATTGAATGGATTGGAAAAGTTAGAGTACCGTGGCTATGATTCGGCTGGAATTTATATTGTCGAACCTAATAAAAAGGGTCATCTTTTTAAGAAAAAAGGTCGGATTGCTGCTCTAAGAGAGAAAGTAGATAACTCCATTAAGGCAGGGTTAGGAATTGGACATACGCGTTGGGCAACGCACGGTGAACCTTCTGAACGCAATGCTCACCCCCATATGTCTCAAGATGGACGGTTTACGCTGGTTCATAACGGAGTTATTGACAATTTCCAAGCCTTAAAAGAAGAGTATCTATCGGATATCACTTTCAGGAGTGAAACAGATACGGAAGTTGTTGTTGAATTAATTGCTAAGTTTGCTCGTGAAAAGAGCCTCTCTGCCTTAGAAGCTTTACGGGAAGTATTGAAAGTATTAGAAGGATCTTATGCTTTTGGCTTGATTGATGATAATGATCCGAACCATCTTTATGCTGCCAAGAATAAAAGCCCAATGTTGATTGGTAAAGGGGAAGGCTTCAATACCATTTCTTCAGATGCTTTAGCGACTGTTCAATACACCCATCAATTTATCGAAATCCATGATAAGGAATTAGTAGCTCTTACTCAAGACAGTATTCATATCGAAAACTTAGAAGGAAAAGTGGTTGATCGTGCCCCTTATACCGCTAATTTAGATGCGAATGATCTGGAAAAAGGGACCTACGATTACTACATGGAAAAAGAAATTGATGAACAACCGGGAGCGATCCGCAAGATCATTCAACATTATGAAAATGCAGAAGGTGAATTGACTGTCGATCAAGAAATCTTGGATAAAATCATGATCAGTGATCGAATTTATATTGTGGCAGCAGGAACTTCTATGCATGCTGGATTAGTGGGCAAGAATTTATTTGAAAAAATTGCGCAGATCCCAACAGAAGTTCATTTGGCTTCAGAATTTGCCTATTATCCACCTCTCTTACCAGAAAAACCTTTCTTTATCTATTTGACTCAATCAGGAGAAACCGCAGATAGCCGTCAAGTTTTAGTGAAGACCAACGAAGCTAGCTATCCTTCCTTAACGGTTACCAACGTTCCAGGCTCTACCTTGTCGCGTGAAGCAGACTATACCTTACTCTTACATGTTGGGCCAGAAATTGCAGTGGCTTCCACCAAAGCCTATACCGGTCAAATTACGGTCATGGCGATTGTGGCAGACCAATTAGCCAAAGAAAAAGGTTTAGAACGTCCATTTAATTTGAAACATGAATTAGCGATTGCGGCACAAGCCATGGATGAAGTGGTTGCGCAACATGATTATTATCACGAATTAGCTACTGATTTCTTCAAGACGACTCGGTGTGCTTTCTATATCGGACGTGGGTTAGACTACAATGTTTCTGTCGAAGCTGCTTTGAAATTAAAAGAAGTATCTTATATTCAAACAGAAGGCTTTGCCTCAGGAGAATTAAAACACGGCACCATCTCCTTGATTGAGGAAGGCGTTCCTGTCATTGCTATCATTACCCAAAAAGAAACCGCCTTATTGACACGTGGAAATGTCGAAGAAACACGGGCACGTGGTGCGCATAACTTAGTGATTGCGATGAAAGGTCTAGAAAAAGAAGGAGACCAGATCGTCCTTCCAAAAGTTCATCCTATGCTTACGCCATTGGTTTCTGTCATTCCAGCTCAAATGTTGGCTTACTATGCGACGATTGATCGTGGACAAGATGTAGATAAGCCAAGAAATCTCGCCAAGTCTGTGACAGTGGAATAG
- a CDS encoding peptidylprolyl isomerase, whose product MRFNKKFNLVLIASLSALSLAACQKNSEEIVTGNGISISRNAFNDKLKKAAGEQLVRQMVLTEIAKKELGEDRFNEIVKQATQQVIQSKASMGGEDKFKDALQKSGIASEEAYKETMINYQATQETFKKNINISDDELKEAYDNYTPASEISHILVDDEDKAKDLIKQLDEGASFQDLAKSNSKDTASVTKGGSLGKVEKGKMVKEFEDAASQLNDGEYTKEPVKTNYGYHIIKMDKKGQKGSFDEEKDKLKEKLQTEKLKNPDVLTQITRDLLKKYEIKVKDSDLKNALKDFTEQKKKEEKKDDAAKTDKPKADKSADKKEEKK is encoded by the coding sequence ATGCGTTTTAACAAAAAATTTAATCTCGTTTTAATAGCTAGTTTAAGTGCCCTATCCTTAGCTGCTTGTCAAAAAAATAGCGAAGAAATCGTCACTGGGAACGGGATCTCCATTTCAAGAAATGCTTTCAATGATAAATTAAAAAAAGCAGCCGGTGAACAACTCGTCCGTCAAATGGTCTTAACAGAAATTGCTAAGAAAGAACTTGGAGAAGATCGCTTCAATGAAATTGTCAAACAAGCTACCCAACAAGTCATTCAAAGCAAAGCCTCAATGGGCGGAGAAGACAAATTCAAAGATGCTCTCCAGAAATCTGGTATTGCCTCCGAAGAAGCTTACAAAGAAACCATGATTAACTATCAAGCGACTCAAGAAACCTTTAAAAAGAACATCAATATCTCAGATGATGAGTTGAAAGAAGCATACGATAACTATACCCCCGCTTCTGAAATTTCCCATATTTTAGTAGATGACGAAGACAAGGCGAAAGACCTCATTAAACAGCTCGATGAAGGAGCTTCCTTCCAAGACTTAGCTAAAAGTAACTCCAAGGACACTGCAAGTGTTACTAAAGGTGGATCTTTAGGCAAGGTTGAAAAAGGGAAAATGGTCAAAGAATTTGAAGACGCTGCCTCCCAACTCAATGATGGAGAATACACCAAAGAACCTGTCAAAACAAACTATGGTTACCATATCATCAAGATGGACAAAAAAGGACAAAAGGGAAGCTTTGACGAAGAAAAGGACAAACTTAAAGAGAAACTTCAAACTGAAAAGCTCAAGAATCCAGATGTTCTCACCCAAATCACAAGAGATCTCTTGAAGAAATATGAAATTAAGGTCAAAGATTCTGACTTGAAGAATGCCCTTAAAGACTTCACCGAACAAAAGAAAAAAGAAGAAAAGAAAGATGATGCTGCTAAAACAGATAAACCTAAAGCAGACAAGTCCGCAGATAAAAAAGAAGAGAAGAAATAA
- a CDS encoding YtxH domain-containing protein: protein MSHSFSRGMIVGAVIAGTYVLLHSPHSGKKNRQLLAQRFIRLQSIVKEGHMHFTKGQKALTHLTEEGFPKAQAFSQEIEGLIRNYQIEISSDLKHLNKALVTLNQHLEKH from the coding sequence ATGTCTCACTCCTTTAGTCGGGGAATGATTGTAGGTGCTGTTATCGCAGGGACCTACGTTCTCCTTCATTCTCCCCATTCTGGGAAAAAGAATCGTCAACTTCTTGCCCAACGTTTCATCCGTTTGCAGTCCATTGTAAAAGAGGGGCACATGCATTTTACTAAAGGGCAAAAAGCTCTCACCCACCTCACAGAAGAAGGTTTTCCGAAAGCTCAGGCTTTTTCACAAGAAATAGAGGGCCTTATTCGCAACTATCAAATTGAAATTTCTTCTGATTTGAAACATTTAAATAAGGCTCTCGTCACTTTAAATCAACATTTAGAAAAACATTAG
- a CDS encoding HIT family protein — MSDCVFCKIANGEIPTNMVYEDEVVAAFLDTSQVTKGHTLLVPKKHLANIFDYDVKDAGAIFRRIPIIVNALQKAFPDMKGINLLNNNGEIAYQTVMHSHLHFLPRYQKEEGFGIKFENNSSQYSDEDLKNMAKKISQAIEV; from the coding sequence ATGTCAGATTGCGTTTTTTGTAAAATTGCCAACGGGGAAATCCCTACAAACATGGTCTATGAAGACGAAGTCGTTGCTGCTTTTCTAGATACCTCCCAAGTAACTAAAGGGCACACCTTACTTGTCCCTAAGAAACACTTGGCCAACATTTTTGATTATGATGTGAAAGATGCAGGCGCTATTTTCCGTCGTATTCCTATTATCGTTAATGCTCTTCAGAAGGCTTTTCCAGATATGAAGGGAATCAATCTTCTTAATAATAATGGCGAAATTGCTTATCAAACCGTGATGCACTCACATCTTCATTTCCTCCCTCGCTATCAAAAAGAAGAAGGTTTTGGCATCAAATTTGAAAATAATAGTAGTCAATACAGTGATGAAGATCTCAAAAATATGGCTAAAAAAATTAGCCAAGCTATTGAGGTGTAA
- a CDS encoding ABC transporter ATP-binding protein: protein MKRLEVQHLTGGYSRLPVLHDLNFTVNSGEIVGLIGLNGAGKSTTIKHIIGLLQARSGEILLNGHSLKSDNQAYRRSLAYIPEQPILYQELTLREHIDLVAMAYGIPLESAHEIALPLLKTFRLEDRLDWLPIHFSKGMRQKVMLVCALIVEASLYVIDEPFVGLDPLAIDDLIQALLEKKKKQAGILLTTHILRSAEHYCDRFVFLKQGRIQAMGNLEEIRRQFDRPKASLDELYIDLARGVMPHAH, encoded by the coding sequence ATGAAAAGATTAGAAGTACAACATCTAACAGGAGGCTATAGTCGCCTTCCCGTCTTACATGACCTTAATTTTACTGTCAATAGCGGAGAAATTGTGGGGTTAATTGGCTTAAATGGTGCAGGAAAGTCGACAACCATTAAACACATTATCGGTCTTTTACAAGCAAGAAGTGGAGAAATTCTCTTGAATGGGCATAGTTTGAAAAGTGACAATCAAGCTTATCGAAGGAGTTTGGCTTATATTCCAGAACAACCTATTTTATATCAAGAATTGACTTTACGTGAGCATATTGACTTGGTGGCCATGGCTTATGGCATTCCTTTAGAAAGCGCCCATGAAATAGCCCTCCCTCTTTTGAAAACTTTTCGTTTAGAAGATCGTTTAGATTGGCTGCCTATTCACTTCTCTAAAGGAATGCGCCAAAAAGTGATGTTGGTGTGTGCGTTAATAGTAGAAGCAAGTCTATATGTGATTGACGAACCTTTTGTAGGATTAGATCCTCTAGCTATTGATGATTTGATTCAGGCACTTTTAGAGAAAAAGAAGAAGCAAGCGGGCATCTTGTTGACTACTCATATCCTTCGTTCAGCAGAACATTATTGCGATCGCTTTGTTTTCCTTAAGCAAGGACGCATCCAAGCAATGGGAAATTTGGAGGAGATTCGCCGACAATTCGATAGGCCTAAGGCAAGTTTAGATGAACTCTATATTGATTTAGCCAGGGGAGTGATGCCTCATGCTCACTAA
- a CDS encoding ABC transporter permease, with amino-acid sequence MLTNLFIERRKKYRHALQKYYKYIFNDHFIVAVGFVLVSLAVQYSLWLKQSPENSFFIDSVWALLMALISTCLGHIALYMEEADPFFLLPLESHWKEYLKASFLKSLGFPLLIQSIGVGCSYPFLKLYAHFGRWEILGVWGLAVGLVLVRLLITYRRFQLGQKTFRSLFSLCCFVLSFGMFSWSLRASVVWPDIFVTFLVVLAWSQWQTLEQGVPYDWREMVAYERNRQDRISRLLSLFVDLPIKKRSIQRRKFLDALLCSPKEGGSVYYFLLQRIFWRGREVLFAWVRGGLLGGVLIFIFPKCWLTVLFAVVWTYLTTLQLFPLVKLAKGYSLLNLYPIGNGELERGVNLFLWQPVAFQVGGYACVLAYQQAFFLAGLFLCGSLGMLAFLKKVKLPRFLAR; translated from the coding sequence ATGCTCACTAATTTATTCATCGAGCGAAGAAAAAAGTATCGCCACGCCCTTCAAAAATATTACAAGTATATTTTTAATGATCACTTTATAGTAGCAGTCGGATTTGTTCTTGTATCCTTAGCGGTTCAATACAGCTTATGGCTCAAGCAAAGCCCTGAGAACTCTTTCTTTATCGATAGTGTTTGGGCACTTTTAATGGCTTTAATAAGTACTTGCCTTGGTCACATTGCCCTCTACATGGAAGAAGCGGATCCCTTTTTCTTGCTGCCTTTAGAAAGTCATTGGAAGGAATATTTGAAAGCATCTTTTCTTAAAAGTTTGGGCTTTCCTTTGCTCATTCAAAGTATAGGTGTAGGATGTTCCTACCCCTTTTTAAAACTTTATGCGCATTTTGGACGGTGGGAAATCTTAGGAGTGTGGGGACTAGCTGTGGGTTTAGTACTTGTACGCTTACTCATAACCTATCGAAGATTTCAATTGGGTCAAAAGACTTTTCGGAGTCTTTTCTCTCTTTGCTGCTTTGTCTTAAGTTTTGGGATGTTTAGTTGGAGTCTTCGCGCCTCTGTGGTATGGCCGGATATTTTTGTGACTTTTCTTGTGGTGCTAGCTTGGAGTCAGTGGCAAACTTTGGAACAAGGTGTGCCGTACGATTGGCGAGAAATGGTGGCTTATGAAAGAAATCGACAAGATCGAATTTCTAGGTTATTGTCTTTGTTTGTAGATTTACCGATAAAAAAACGGTCGATTCAAAGAAGAAAGTTTCTAGATGCCCTGTTGTGTTCGCCTAAAGAAGGAGGATCTGTTTATTATTTCTTATTGCAACGTATCTTTTGGCGCGGACGAGAAGTTTTATTTGCCTGGGTGAGAGGAGGTCTTCTGGGAGGAGTATTAATCTTTATCTTCCCCAAGTGTTGGCTGACAGTTCTATTTGCTGTGGTGTGGACGTATTTGACCACCTTACAGCTTTTCCCTTTGGTTAAGCTGGCCAAGGGCTATTCGCTATTAAATTTATATCCGATAGGAAATGGCGAATTAGAGCGCGGGGTTAATTTATTTTTATGGCAGCCTGTAGCTTTTCAAGTAGGAGGTTATGCCTGTGTATTAGCTTATCAGCAGGCTTTCTTTTTAGCTGGCCTTTTCCTTTGCGGGTCACTGGGGATGCTTGCCTTTTTGAAGAAAGTTAAGCTTCCTCGCTTTTTAGCTCGTTAG
- a CDS encoding phosphotransferase family protein, giving the protein MEFQFDQEWTLHPIEGDTGQAFMGIHKQEKIFLKRNSSPFLAALSMEGITPRLIWTKRTANGDVFSAQEWLSGHILSHQEIQEGTVVKLLHRYQTSQNLYNMLVKIGGKVWDPEDFLAAFEQNIPERLASLTFLNQVKDYLYDTLPFVQNNKRSVCHGDLNRRNFILSEDHRLYLVDWESVRIADPMSDITQLLVQYVPFEEWDYWFDLYHLQVSAEIYYRIEWYSLMNLLILIRNDFEKDRMYPLNQKILLLKHIFANRYFKGK; this is encoded by the coding sequence ATGGAGTTCCAGTTCGATCAAGAATGGACTTTACATCCCATTGAAGGGGATACAGGGCAAGCCTTTATGGGAATCCATAAACAAGAGAAAATTTTCCTCAAACGGAATTCATCACCTTTTCTTGCGGCCTTGTCTATGGAGGGAATTACCCCTCGATTGATCTGGACGAAAAGGACAGCAAATGGAGATGTTTTTTCCGCTCAAGAATGGTTATCTGGACATATTTTATCGCATCAAGAAATTCAAGAAGGAACTGTGGTGAAATTATTACATCGTTATCAGACCTCTCAAAACTTGTACAATATGCTCGTTAAAATAGGTGGAAAAGTCTGGGACCCAGAAGATTTTTTAGCAGCATTTGAGCAAAATATTCCTGAAAGATTGGCTTCGTTAACCTTTTTAAATCAAGTGAAAGATTATCTTTATGATACGCTTCCTTTTGTTCAAAATAATAAGCGTTCAGTTTGCCATGGGGATCTGAATCGAAGAAACTTTATTCTTTCTGAAGATCATAGACTTTATTTGGTAGACTGGGAGAGTGTTCGAATTGCGGATCCTATGTCTGATATTACCCAGTTATTGGTTCAATATGTTCCTTTTGAAGAGTGGGACTATTGGTTTGATCTTTATCATTTGCAGGTGAGTGCGGAGATCTATTATCGTATTGAGTGGTACTCCTTAATGAATCTTCTTATTTTGATTCGGAATGATTTTGAAAAAGATAGGATGTATCCCTTAAATCAAAAGATCTTATTGTTGAAACATATTTTTGCAAATCGGTATTTTAAAGGAAAATAA
- the trmB gene encoding tRNA (guanosine(46)-N7)-methyltransferase TrmB has product MRVRHKPWAKDLLNDHPEWVITSPHDYKGKWQQVFEKEQDLKIEIGTGKGQFLIGMAQAHPEVNFIGIEMISDVLVMALQKALDSQLPNLKFVRGDGQELTEMFEEDEVAGIYLNFSDPWPKKRHAKRRLTHKNFLQQYQTVMKENGQLIFKTDNQGLFEYSLMSLANYGMWLDEVSLDLHHADVGENIQTEYEEKFSRRGQRIYRLSAHFR; this is encoded by the coding sequence ATGCGCGTTAGACATAAACCGTGGGCAAAAGATTTGTTGAATGATCATCCAGAGTGGGTAATTACTTCCCCTCATGATTATAAGGGAAAATGGCAACAAGTCTTTGAAAAAGAGCAAGATTTAAAGATAGAGATTGGAACAGGAAAAGGGCAATTTTTAATTGGTATGGCACAAGCTCATCCAGAAGTCAATTTTATCGGTATTGAAATGATTTCAGATGTGTTAGTGATGGCTCTGCAAAAAGCTTTAGATTCTCAACTCCCTAATTTAAAATTTGTGAGAGGAGATGGGCAAGAGCTTACAGAGATGTTTGAAGAAGATGAGGTTGCAGGGATTTATCTTAATTTTTCAGATCCTTGGCCCAAAAAACGTCACGCTAAACGAAGATTGACCCATAAAAATTTCCTTCAGCAATATCAAACAGTGATGAAAGAAAACGGCCAATTGATTTTTAAGACAGATAATCAGGGACTATTTGAATATTCTTTGATGTCACTGGCTAATTATGGCATGTGGTTGGATGAGGTTTCTTTAGATCTTCATCATGCAGATGTGGGAGAAAATATTCAAACTGAGTATGAAGAAAAATTCAGTCGGCGTGGTCAGAGGATCTATCGATTAAGTGCGCATTTTCGTTAA
- the ytpR gene encoding YtpR family tRNA-binding protein, giving the protein MWLSFYNPKAVGDILMLMSADIDQKSLGIETLSDVTRLYNKKTNETVGYNIHRISHYMGIEGCGHVILTADQVDQLNQLLYEQGFETIQYESKPRIVVGKVLACEEHPDSDHLHVTKVELGEEGVQQIVCGAKNIEAGLTVVVALPGAVMPNGQVIWSGTLRGVESYGMICSAYELGLDPEHEKIGIMSLSDDISAGTPFDKIKGLL; this is encoded by the coding sequence ATGTGGTTAAGTTTCTATAATCCAAAGGCAGTAGGCGATATCTTGATGCTTATGTCTGCAGATATTGATCAAAAAAGCTTAGGAATCGAGACTTTATCAGATGTAACACGATTGTATAATAAAAAAACGAATGAGACAGTAGGTTATAATATTCATCGGATTTCTCATTATATGGGAATTGAGGGGTGTGGGCATGTGATTTTAACTGCCGATCAAGTGGATCAACTTAACCAACTTCTCTATGAACAAGGATTCGAAACCATTCAGTATGAATCTAAACCGCGTATTGTTGTAGGAAAAGTGTTAGCTTGTGAAGAGCATCCGGATTCTGACCACCTTCATGTAACGAAGGTAGAATTAGGAGAAGAAGGCGTTCAACAAATTGTGTGTGGCGCTAAAAATATTGAAGCAGGGTTAACAGTTGTCGTCGCTTTACCTGGTGCTGTGATGCCAAATGGTCAAGTTATTTGGTCAGGAACTTTGCGTGGAGTAGAAAGTTATGGAATGATTTGTTCAGCTTATGAATTAGGGTTAGATCCTGAACACGAAAAAATAGGGATTATGAGTTTATCCGATGATATTTCTGCTGGAACGCCCTTCGATAAAATCAAAGGACTTTTATAA
- the murC gene encoding UDP-N-acetylmuramate--L-alanine ligase — MNKDVIYHFTGIKGTGMSALALVLAGSGYQVQGSDVEEKFFTQEGLEKANIKILPFNPDNIQPGMHIICGNAFKDDHPEIVRAKALNLPITRYHYFLGEWIKKFTSVAITGCHGKTSTTGLVSHVLSSVEKTAYLIGDGTGKGLEDARYFVLEADEYREHFLAYHPDYAIFTNIDFDHPDFYHSLEEVYQSNLAFAKQVKKKVIAYGGDKNLQRFKGIVDILYYGMEEDSYDIVAKNINRTTEGSQFDVYVHGEKYGRFFVHTFGQHNILNALAVIGFCCLEDMDPEVVQAAFETFKGVKRRFNERPLGDNVIVDDYAHHPSEIKATIDAARQQYPTRPVIAVFQPHTYSRTKALHDEFAQALDLADEVYVCDIFASARETDHHEVSAYDIIQKIQKPCYHLDLENVQPLLKYQKAVLLFMGAGDVPKYAKAYEEAYRTQHGE, encoded by the coding sequence ATGAATAAAGATGTCATCTATCATTTCACAGGGATTAAGGGAACAGGAATGTCTGCTTTGGCTTTGGTGTTAGCGGGATCTGGTTATCAGGTACAAGGCTCAGATGTAGAAGAGAAATTTTTTACACAGGAAGGTCTTGAAAAAGCAAATATTAAAATCCTTCCATTTAATCCAGATAATATTCAACCAGGTATGCATATTATTTGTGGGAATGCTTTTAAAGATGATCATCCTGAAATCGTCCGTGCCAAAGCTTTAAATCTCCCTATTACGCGTTATCATTATTTCCTGGGAGAATGGATTAAGAAATTTACTAGTGTAGCGATTACGGGATGTCACGGCAAAACTTCAACGACGGGTTTGGTGTCCCATGTTCTCTCAAGCGTTGAAAAAACAGCTTACTTAATCGGAGATGGGACTGGTAAGGGATTAGAAGATGCACGTTATTTTGTGTTAGAAGCAGATGAATATCGTGAACATTTCTTGGCTTACCACCCAGATTATGCTATTTTTACGAATATTGATTTTGACCATCCTGATTTTTACCATAGTTTAGAAGAAGTTTATCAATCCAACCTTGCATTTGCTAAACAAGTCAAGAAAAAAGTGATTGCTTATGGGGGCGATAAGAACCTTCAACGGTTTAAAGGTATTGTAGATATTCTTTATTATGGTATGGAAGAGGATTCTTATGATATCGTCGCTAAGAATATTAACAGGACAACAGAAGGGTCTCAGTTTGACGTGTATGTTCATGGAGAAAAATATGGAAGATTCTTTGTTCATACTTTCGGACAACATAATATTTTGAATGCTTTAGCTGTAATTGGCTTTTGCTGCTTAGAAGACATGGATCCTGAAGTTGTTCAAGCAGCCTTTGAGACTTTTAAGGGCGTTAAACGTCGATTCAATGAGCGGCCTTTAGGAGATAATGTGATTGTGGATGATTACGCTCACCATCCTTCTGAAATTAAAGCAACGATTGATGCTGCTCGGCAACAATATCCAACACGTCCCGTTATTGCTGTATTCCAACCACATACTTACTCACGGACAAAGGCTTTACACGATGAGTTTGCACAAGCATTGGATCTAGCGGACGAAGTGTATGTGTGCGATATTTTTGCTTCTGCTCGAGAAACAGACCATCATGAAGTATCTGCTTACGATATTATTCAAAAGATTCAAAAGCCTTGTTACCATTTAGATTTAGAAAATGTTCAGCCTTTATTAAAATATCAGAAAGCTGTGTTATTATTCATGGGAGCGGGGGATGTACCGAAATATGCGAAAGCTTATGAAGAAGCTTATCGTACCCAACACGGTGAATAA
- a CDS encoding UTP--glucose-1-phosphate uridylyltransferase has product MQKIRKAVIPAAGLGTRFLPATKAMAKEMMPVMDKPVIQFIVEEVVKSGIEEILIITGRNKRSIEDHFDANYELEENLIAKQKEDLLAMVQETTLANVQFKRQHYPNGLGDAIYQAKSFVGDEPFLLTLGDNIMGSDVPASKQVIQIAEEHNATAILTQEVDSEAAKHYGIVEEVEALKDHVFKIKGLVEKPTDYRANPKAICGRYVLTPDIFDAIEKVGRNPHSGEVELTDALNLLAKTQPVLSAHYEGNWYEVGEPLGLVKASIQYALAHPEVKKEFKAYLKDQVIPALKRGEES; this is encoded by the coding sequence ATGCAAAAAATAAGAAAAGCCGTCATTCCTGCAGCTGGTTTGGGGACCCGTTTTCTCCCAGCAACGAAAGCTATGGCTAAAGAAATGATGCCTGTCATGGATAAACCTGTCATTCAATTCATTGTAGAGGAAGTCGTTAAAAGCGGGATTGAAGAAATTTTAATTATAACAGGGCGTAATAAGCGGTCGATTGAGGATCATTTTGATGCCAATTATGAGCTTGAAGAGAATCTCATCGCTAAGCAAAAAGAAGACCTGTTGGCGATGGTTCAAGAAACGACTTTGGCTAATGTTCAGTTTAAAAGGCAGCATTACCCTAATGGACTAGGGGATGCCATTTATCAAGCTAAGTCGTTTGTTGGAGACGAGCCTTTCTTATTGACCTTAGGAGATAATATTATGGGGAGCGATGTTCCTGCTTCTAAGCAAGTGATTCAAATTGCTGAGGAGCATAACGCTACCGCCATTTTAACTCAAGAAGTGGATAGTGAAGCTGCGAAACATTATGGAATTGTTGAGGAAGTTGAAGCTTTAAAGGATCACGTCTTTAAAATTAAAGGCTTGGTTGAAAAACCAACCGATTATAGAGCAAATCCAAAAGCAATTTGCGGAAGGTATGTGTTGACGCCTGATATTTTTGATGCCATTGAAAAAGTAGGTCGCAATCCCCATTCAGGAGAAGTAGAATTAACAGATGCATTGAATTTATTAGCCAAGACGCAGCCTGTATTATCTGCTCACTATGAAGGTAACTGGTATGAAGTGGGAGAACCTTTAGGCTTGGTGAAAGCAAGTATTCAGTATGCACTCGCTCATCCAGAAGTGAAAAAAGAATTTAAAGCTTATCTGAAGGATCAAGTGATTCCTGCCTTAAAACGCGGCGAAGAAAGTTAA